The following are encoded in a window of Verrucomicrobiia bacterium genomic DNA:
- a CDS encoding MlaD family protein produces the protein MSEKSLTTRVGVFVLIGLVALAVLLLNFSKTGDWFEDTYDLYLRTPNVSGIKPRAAVLMAGVPVGYVHKIELTPDGRSVILTARIYSKYLIRRDAVFAIEQSGFLGDQYVAIAPRSTTGGYLQNGDVVKCLPPFDLQDTARRASDLLDSVGATLTDVRSAFSNVNGTLLSQQSLTNYTTNIVQMLENVRRASESVQEKVPEILTNAAVLSERARRASEQLEALIQGHTSVVSEAIFDLRQASSNVHLTTASLRRTGDSLEDWVNTSKPRLDNVVKNIENASQSVTNIVSSVQADLDAGRGLLGGLLRDDTMKSNAAATLEHASLLSSNLNVAAGNLNRFGLWWMLWKPKYPKTNTAASVKSSAGRAN, from the coding sequence ATGAGCGAAAAAAGCCTGACCACGCGCGTGGGCGTGTTTGTACTGATTGGCCTGGTGGCTTTGGCCGTGTTATTGCTCAATTTCAGCAAGACGGGCGATTGGTTTGAGGACACCTACGACCTTTACCTGCGCACCCCGAATGTCAGCGGCATCAAACCCCGGGCTGCGGTACTGATGGCCGGCGTTCCGGTGGGGTATGTGCACAAGATTGAATTAACCCCTGATGGCCGCTCGGTCATTCTGACTGCTCGTATTTATTCCAAATACCTGATCCGGCGGGATGCGGTGTTTGCCATCGAGCAATCCGGTTTCTTGGGCGATCAATACGTGGCCATCGCCCCGCGCAGCACCACGGGGGGGTATTTGCAAAATGGCGATGTCGTCAAATGCCTGCCGCCCTTTGATTTGCAAGATACCGCCCGCCGCGCCAGCGATCTGCTGGACAGCGTGGGAGCGACCTTGACGGACGTGCGCAGCGCCTTTAGCAACGTCAATGGCACGCTGCTTAGCCAGCAAAGCCTCACCAATTACACAACCAATATCGTGCAGATGCTCGAGAATGTACGGCGCGCCTCGGAGAGTGTGCAGGAAAAAGTGCCTGAGATATTGACCAATGCGGCGGTACTTTCCGAGCGGGCGCGGCGTGCCTCCGAGCAGCTTGAAGCGCTTATCCAAGGTCACACCTCGGTGGTTTCGGAGGCGATTTTCGATTTGCGTCAGGCTTCCAGCAACGTCCATCTCACCACCGCCAGCCTGCGCCGCACCGGTGATTCGCTCGAGGATTGGGTGAACACCAGCAAACCAAGGTTGGACAATGTCGTAAAAAACATTGAAAACGCCTCGCAATCTGTGACCAATATTGTCTCCAGCGTGCAGGCGGACCTGGACGCGGGGCGGGGATTGCTGGGCGGATTGCTGCGGGATGATACGATGAAAAGCAACGCCGCAGCCACGTTGGAGCACGCCAGTTTGCTCAGCTCCAACTTGAATGTGGCCGCCGGCAATCTCAACCGATTTGGCCTTTGGTGGATGTTGTGGAAACCGAAATATCCGAAGACCAATACCGCCGCCAGCGTCAAATCTTCTGCTGGGCGCGCGAATTAA
- a CDS encoding AI-2E family transporter: MLTKQARISYVLMAVLLLLIGVLHLATLVLTALFGYFALRVFSFGRSKAVALVLYVLVVMAIGYGLFYFTRQAVVAFPAIAEKTIPAIVDYAQKQEIDLPFTDYESLKSLAVEEIKDRFANLGTYVRRVLFEIASLIIGLVVAASLFINARWQVEGDPHAVSDSLYALVSRELGLRFKTFYRSFATVIGAQLVISAINTTLTAIFLAYNHFPHLPVLVIFTFLCGLLPIIGNLMSNTLIIGVGFTISPQMALFALVFLVVIHKLEYFLNSKIIGERIKNPMWLTLLGLVLGEQLMGIPGMILAPVVLHYIKVEASRNKISDLDGSASGQPGVGPAPGEDVSIPAPGATP, translated from the coding sequence ATGCTAACGAAACAAGCGCGAATATCCTATGTGCTGATGGCGGTGTTGCTGCTGCTCATTGGAGTATTACACCTCGCCACGCTCGTGCTGACGGCCCTCTTTGGTTATTTTGCCCTGCGGGTTTTCAGTTTTGGCCGCAGCAAGGCGGTAGCCTTGGTTTTGTATGTCTTGGTCGTGATGGCTATAGGGTATGGTCTGTTTTATTTCACTCGCCAGGCCGTGGTGGCGTTCCCGGCCATCGCCGAAAAAACCATCCCCGCCATCGTGGACTATGCCCAGAAACAGGAGATTGATTTGCCTTTTACAGATTATGAGAGCTTGAAGTCACTGGCGGTGGAAGAAATCAAGGATCGTTTCGCTAATCTGGGAACCTACGTGCGCCGGGTATTGTTTGAAATTGCCTCCCTCATCATCGGTCTGGTCGTGGCGGCCAGCCTGTTCATTAATGCCCGCTGGCAGGTGGAAGGTGATCCACATGCCGTTTCCGACAGTTTATATGCCCTCGTCAGTCGCGAGCTGGGTTTGCGATTCAAAACGTTTTACCGCAGTTTTGCCACGGTCATTGGGGCCCAGTTGGTCATCTCGGCCATCAATACCACCCTCACGGCCATATTTCTGGCGTACAATCATTTTCCGCATCTGCCGGTGCTGGTTATTTTTACCTTTCTCTGTGGCCTCCTGCCCATCATTGGCAACCTCATGAGCAACACCTTGATCATTGGGGTGGGTTTTACCATTTCGCCGCAAATGGCCTTGTTTGCGCTCGTTTTTCTGGTGGTGATTCACAAACTGGAATACTTCCTGAACAGTAAAATCATTGGGGAGCGCATCAAAAACCCCATGTGGTTGACTCTGTTGGGTTTGGTGCTGGGGGAGCAACTGATGGGAATTCCGGGCATGATCCTGGCGCCCGTGGTTCTGCATTACATCAAGGTTGAGGCCAGCCGTAATAAAATCTCCGATCTGGACGGCTCTGCATCGGGCCAGCCGGGAGTTGGTCCCGCTCCCGGAGAGGATGTTTCCATACCCGCCCCCGGCGCAACTCCGTGA
- a CDS encoding 4Fe-4S ferredoxin — MTVTDDGTTPVERQRLEVDIVCVGFGPATAGFLTTLSRYLVNPDGTPALPSRVCPGMPLQVVCYERADDVGFAVSGVVTRARAIRQSFPDLDPAQIPMAAPVAEEKVLYLLDPVGASRRSAGLRVADKVIQGLRWALPCEHQAMELPWTPEFLHKSPGLVMSLGQFNQWVASQLLSSGLVQIWPGTPVAQPLIEGDRVKGVRLVDQGTDKLGRPEAGYLPGMEVLADLTVVGDGPVGPIGQLLDQHFGLPAGHHQHDWAVGMKVVVDLPEGVDLKPGTVLHTFGYPEPEIFGFLYVHPQRVASLGIFVPSWFDSPVRNAYRYLQHWMQHPYLWRYLKGGTLRSWGAKSLQESGRRGEPYLAGNGYARIGEGSGATNVLTGSGVDEAWHTGVLLAESVVELAKAGQPYTRENLERTYVKRRRESWLDKESQIAERSRDGFQRGVLTGMMGMALAGLTQGKLAVKGRPLPPHGRVPTLEEYYAGKIAPEEIARIRQECHSRGTSVHGALMERAGWPPIEYDGRLLVSHQDALLMGGKVQAPPGYADHVLFLYPRLCESCGTQVCVELCSGQAIAPGPHGVPLFDREKCVHCGACLWNCAQANPERPEQGNIAFRAGAGGLHSAEN, encoded by the coding sequence ATGACAGTGACCGATGATGGCACCACCCCGGTCGAACGACAACGACTCGAAGTGGACATTGTTTGCGTGGGATTTGGACCGGCGACAGCGGGATTCTTAACCACGCTCAGCCGCTACCTAGTCAATCCGGACGGCACGCCAGCCCTGCCCAGTCGCGTTTGTCCCGGGATGCCCCTGCAAGTGGTCTGTTACGAGCGGGCGGATGATGTAGGCTTTGCTGTTTCCGGCGTCGTCACCCGCGCCCGGGCGATTCGCCAAAGTTTCCCTGATCTGGACCCCGCCCAGATACCCATGGCGGCCCCCGTGGCCGAGGAAAAAGTGCTTTACCTGTTGGACCCCGTCGGTGCCAGCCGGCGTTCGGCGGGTTTGCGGGTGGCCGATAAGGTGATCCAAGGCCTGCGCTGGGCCCTGCCTTGCGAGCATCAGGCCATGGAGCTGCCATGGACACCTGAATTTCTGCACAAATCGCCGGGTTTGGTGATGTCTCTTGGGCAGTTCAACCAGTGGGTTGCTTCGCAGCTCTTGAGCTCGGGGCTGGTGCAAATCTGGCCGGGCACGCCCGTAGCTCAACCGTTGATAGAGGGGGACAGGGTCAAGGGAGTTCGTTTGGTGGATCAAGGGACGGACAAGTTGGGACGCCCCGAGGCCGGCTACCTGCCCGGCATGGAGGTGCTCGCCGATCTCACCGTGGTTGGCGACGGGCCGGTAGGGCCGATTGGCCAGCTCTTGGACCAGCACTTTGGCCTGCCTGCAGGCCATCATCAGCACGATTGGGCGGTGGGGATGAAAGTCGTGGTGGACCTGCCGGAAGGAGTGGACTTGAAACCCGGCACCGTCCTGCACACCTTTGGTTATCCAGAGCCGGAAATTTTTGGTTTTCTTTACGTACATCCTCAGCGCGTGGCCTCCCTGGGCATTTTTGTGCCCTCCTGGTTTGACAGTCCGGTGCGAAATGCCTACCGCTACCTGCAACATTGGATGCAGCATCCGTATCTATGGCGATACCTCAAAGGCGGCACCTTGCGCTCTTGGGGAGCCAAATCCTTGCAAGAATCCGGGCGCCGCGGTGAGCCCTATCTTGCGGGTAACGGTTATGCCCGCATCGGCGAAGGCTCCGGCGCCACCAACGTTCTCACCGGCTCCGGGGTGGACGAAGCCTGGCACACCGGAGTCCTGTTGGCCGAAAGCGTGGTGGAATTGGCCAAGGCCGGCCAGCCCTACACCCGCGAAAACCTGGAACGCACCTATGTCAAACGCCGCCGCGAGAGCTGGCTGGATAAGGAATCCCAAATCGCGGAGCGCAGTCGCGACGGTTTCCAGCGCGGCGTTCTGACCGGCATGATGGGCATGGCGCTGGCCGGTTTAACTCAGGGCAAACTGGCCGTGAAAGGCCGTCCTCTGCCTCCCCATGGCCGGGTGCCAACCCTGGAAGAATATTACGCCGGTAAAATTGCACCGGAGGAAATCGCGCGGATTCGCCAAGAATGCCACAGCCGCGGGACTTCAGTTCACGGTGCCCTGATGGAACGGGCAGGTTGGCCGCCCATTGAGTACGATGGCCGGTTGCTCGTGTCGCATCAGGATGCCCTGCTGATGGGCGGCAAGGTACAGGCGCCGCCCGGTTATGCCGATCATGTGTTGTTTCTGTACCCTCGCCTGTGCGAAAGCTGCGGGACGCAAGTTTGTGTCGAACTGTGCTCCGGCCAGGCCATTGCCCCTGGTCCGCATGGGGTTCCCCTATTTGACCGCGAAAAGTGTGTGCATTGTGGCGCCTGTCTTTGGAATTGTGCACAGGCCAATCCGGAGCGTCCCGAGCAGGGCAACATTGCCTTTCGGGCAGGTGCCGGCGGCTTGCACTCGGCAGAAAATTAG
- the sufT gene encoding putative Fe-S cluster assembly protein SufT: protein MEYGTTIELKRDCEAVQIPSGERAVLAKGTQVQITQTLGGTYTVYTPHGLFRIAAKDADALGAEVGQSAPAAAEASGPLTEEAVWAVLKTCYDPEIPVNIVDLGLVYDLHIEPTPSGRSKVAVKMTLTAPGCGMGPVIARDAQEKILSLPGVEEADVEVVWDPPWHQSMISVEGRRILGLE from the coding sequence ATGGAATACGGAACTACGATAGAACTTAAGCGCGATTGTGAGGCGGTGCAGATTCCCTCCGGCGAGCGGGCCGTCCTGGCGAAAGGCACGCAAGTGCAAATTACGCAAACCTTGGGCGGAACCTACACCGTCTATACCCCCCATGGGTTGTTTCGTATCGCCGCCAAGGACGCCGATGCACTCGGCGCCGAGGTGGGCCAGTCCGCCCCGGCGGCTGCCGAAGCCTCCGGCCCCCTCACCGAAGAGGCCGTTTGGGCGGTGCTCAAGACTTGTTATGACCCGGAAATCCCGGTGAACATTGTGGATTTGGGCCTGGTGTATGATCTGCACATTGAACCCACCCCCTCCGGCCGGAGCAAAGTCGCCGTCAAAATGACCCTGACCGCTCCAGGGTGCGGCATGGGGCCGGTCATTGCCCGCGATGCCCAGGAAAAAATCTTGAGCCTGCCGGGCGTGGAAGAGGCTGATGTGGAAGTGGTGTGGGACCCGCCCTGGCATCAGTCCATGATCAGCGTGGAAGGGCGCCGCATTCTGGGCTTGGAGTAA
- a CDS encoding ABC transporter permease: MRPQLEKWVLEPLQGLGSIALLALEFFRSLLLHRPPPRDVIYQIYHIGVKSLSVVLITGAFTGMVLCAQTYFQFHKVKMDTATLAVVSVSMCAELGPVLSALMVAGRVGAAMAAELGTMRVTEQIDALRTLATHPVDYLVVPRVLAATIALPLLTIGSITVGIMAAFIVGTFLLGIDPVYAYNNMVQFTDPSDLWQGIIKSVVFGHTLAMIGCYKGLTCKEGAEGVGRATTEAVVFASITILISNFFLTLLLVKVLN; encoded by the coding sequence ATGAGGCCGCAACTGGAAAAATGGGTGTTGGAGCCTCTGCAAGGCCTGGGCAGCATTGCCTTGCTGGCATTGGAGTTTTTCCGTTCGTTGCTGTTGCACCGGCCACCGCCACGGGACGTTATTTACCAGATTTATCACATCGGGGTGAAGAGCCTGTCGGTGGTGCTGATTACCGGGGCGTTTACGGGCATGGTGCTTTGTGCCCAGACCTACTTCCAATTCCACAAGGTCAAGATGGACACTGCCACCCTGGCGGTGGTGAGCGTGTCCATGTGCGCCGAGCTTGGCCCGGTGCTGAGCGCGTTAATGGTGGCGGGCCGGGTGGGGGCGGCCATGGCGGCAGAGCTGGGCACCATGCGGGTCACCGAGCAGATTGATGCGCTGCGCACGCTGGCCACGCATCCGGTGGATTACCTGGTGGTGCCCCGCGTTTTGGCTGCCACCATCGCCCTGCCGCTGCTTACCATCGGCTCGATCACGGTGGGCATTATGGCGGCTTTCATCGTGGGAACCTTCTTGCTGGGGATTGATCCCGTGTATGCCTATAACAACATGGTGCAGTTCACGGATCCTTCGGACCTCTGGCAGGGAATCATCAAATCGGTGGTTTTTGGCCATACCCTGGCCATGATCGGCTGTTACAAGGGACTGACCTGCAAGGAGGGAGCGGAGGGCGTGGGCCGCGCCACGACGGAGGCGGTCGTCTTTGCTTCCATTACCATCCTGATCAGCAACTTTTTCCTGACCCTGTTGTTGGTGAAAGTGCTCAACTGA
- a CDS encoding ABC transporter ATP-binding protein: MIQVRAVEKSFGRQRVLDGVSLTIEAGEAVAIIGRSGCGKSILLKHLIGLLQPDRGEVWVAGENLAKLNERQLLTVRRRFGMLFQSAALFDSLTVFENIAFPLRRHGNLSEAEIKERVEEALEMVDLPGAGVKKPAQLSGGMRKRVGLARAIVYRPEIVLYDEPTTGLDPIVSDSIDHLIVRVCERLKVTTVVVTHDMRSVRTIARRVMMLHQGRIYADGPPAHFFQSNDPIIHRFVNGISDPKEIDF; the protein is encoded by the coding sequence ATGATCCAGGTTCGCGCAGTGGAAAAAAGCTTCGGCCGCCAGCGGGTTTTGGATGGCGTGAGCTTGACCATTGAAGCCGGGGAGGCGGTGGCCATTATTGGGCGCAGCGGTTGTGGCAAGAGCATCCTGCTCAAGCATCTGATCGGTTTGCTGCAACCTGACCGCGGTGAGGTCTGGGTGGCCGGAGAAAATCTGGCCAAATTAAATGAACGCCAGCTACTTACAGTGCGCCGCCGGTTTGGCATGTTGTTTCAGAGCGCGGCTTTGTTCGATTCCCTGACGGTGTTCGAAAATATTGCTTTTCCCTTGCGGCGTCATGGAAACCTGAGCGAGGCGGAGATCAAAGAACGAGTGGAAGAGGCCCTGGAGATGGTGGATTTGCCCGGAGCCGGGGTCAAAAAGCCGGCTCAGTTATCGGGGGGCATGCGCAAGCGGGTGGGGCTGGCGCGGGCCATCGTCTATCGGCCGGAAATCGTCTTGTACGATGAGCCCACCACCGGCCTGGATCCCATTGTTTCGGACAGCATTGACCATTTGATTGTTCGCGTTTGTGAGCGATTAAAGGTGACCACGGTTGTGGTGACCCATGACATGCGCAGCGTGCGTACCATCGCTCGCCGGGTGATGATGCTGCACCAGGGCCGGATTTATGCGGACGGGCCGCCGGCGCATTTTTTTCAATCCAACGACCCCATCATTCACCGGTTCGTGAACGGTATCAGCGACCCCAAAGAAATTGATTTTTGA